One part of the Eubalaena glacialis isolate mEubGla1 chromosome 19, mEubGla1.1.hap2.+ XY, whole genome shotgun sequence genome encodes these proteins:
- the NKIRAS2 gene encoding NF-kappa-B inhibitor-interacting Ras-like protein 2 isoform X1 has protein sequence MGKSCKVVVCGQASVGKTSILEQLLYGNHIVGSEMIETQEDIYVGSIETDRGVREQVRFYDTRGLRDGAELPRHCFSCTDGYVLVYSTDSRESFQRVELLKKEIDKSKDKKEVTIVVLGNKCDLQEQRRVDPDVAQHWAKSEKVKLWEVSVADRRSLLEPFVYLASKMTQPQSKSAFPLSRKNKGSGSLDG, from the exons ATGGGGAAGAGCTGCAAGGTGGTCGTGTGTGGCCAGGCTTCTGTGGGCAAAACTTCAATCCTGGAGCAGCTTCTGTACGGAAACCACATAGTGG GTTCTGAGATGATTGAGACGCAGGAGGACATCTACGTGGGCTCCATTGAGACTGACCGGGGGGTGCGGGAGCAGGTGCGTTTCTACGACACCCGGGGGCTCCGAGATGGGGCTGAGTTGCCCCGGCACTGCTTCTCCTGCACTGATGGCTATGTCCTGGTCTACAGCACGGACAGCCGAGAGTCCTTTCAGCGCGTGGAGCTGCTCAAGAAGGAGATTGACAAATCCAAAGACAAGAAGGAG GTCACCATCGTGGTCCTCGGCAACAAGTGTGACCTGCAGGAGCAGCGGCGTGTAGACCCGGATGTGGCTCAGCACTGGGCCAAGTCAGAGAAGGTGAAGCTGTGGGAGGTGTCGGTGGCTGACCGCCGCTCACTGCTGGAGCCCTTCGTCTACCTGGCCAGCAAGATGACCCAGCCCCAGAGCAAGTCTGCCTTCCCCCTCAGCCGCAAGAACAAGGGCAGCGGCTCCTTGGATGGCTGA
- the NKIRAS2 gene encoding NF-kappa-B inhibitor-interacting Ras-like protein 2 isoform X2 has translation MIETQEDIYVGSIETDRGVREQVRFYDTRGLRDGAELPRHCFSCTDGYVLVYSTDSRESFQRVELLKKEIDKSKDKKEVTIVVLGNKCDLQEQRRVDPDVAQHWAKSEKVKLWEVSVADRRSLLEPFVYLASKMTQPQSKSAFPLSRKNKGSGSLDG, from the exons ATGATTGAGACGCAGGAGGACATCTACGTGGGCTCCATTGAGACTGACCGGGGGGTGCGGGAGCAGGTGCGTTTCTACGACACCCGGGGGCTCCGAGATGGGGCTGAGTTGCCCCGGCACTGCTTCTCCTGCACTGATGGCTATGTCCTGGTCTACAGCACGGACAGCCGAGAGTCCTTTCAGCGCGTGGAGCTGCTCAAGAAGGAGATTGACAAATCCAAAGACAAGAAGGAG GTCACCATCGTGGTCCTCGGCAACAAGTGTGACCTGCAGGAGCAGCGGCGTGTAGACCCGGATGTGGCTCAGCACTGGGCCAAGTCAGAGAAGGTGAAGCTGTGGGAGGTGTCGGTGGCTGACCGCCGCTCACTGCTGGAGCCCTTCGTCTACCTGGCCAGCAAGATGACCCAGCCCCAGAGCAAGTCTGCCTTCCCCCTCAGCCGCAAGAACAAGGGCAGCGGCTCCTTGGATGGCTGA